Sequence from the Cucurbita pepo subsp. pepo cultivar mu-cu-16 chromosome LG02, ASM280686v2, whole genome shotgun sequence genome:
tcataaattaataatacttttaaatttttaattttgcatcAAATTTGGTACCATACCTAAATATTTCAcgtattaattttcatatatattatatatatatatatatcattttttattataatttcaataattaataaaataaaagagcaCTCGATGTAGAAGAAAACTATTCAGTTATGGCCGTGTGGTTGAGTGGTCAAtcgtaaatttgaaaactctAGTTAAATGTTAGAATTTTCGTCATTTTTTCGAtcgttaatttattattattattttaataattaaatcgGATTATTATAATTGAGAGGTGACTTGACTTGTGAAGGGATAAGATTTGGAATGATCATATGCTAATAATTGGTGTTAATTAGtgtttattttagtaattGCATGACCTAcccataaatattattataatctttatttaaatcaattgTTTGTCTGCTATTATTTTGTCTTCCTTGCTTattaattctcttttttttttaaatcaaaattaatttaatatttgattttatacgataatttttataccacaaaattaatttaaaaaataatttaacccattttaaagttattttaaatcatgaaactaatatacattattttaatatatatatatatatataaatttttgaatGGTTGACTTTGTCAATGTAATAAACTATATAGTTCATccatatttattgtttattacCATATTTTAGTTGTAGTTTGTACtatctaaattatttgtatGCACCAACTCACTCGAGCTATTTTTTATGATCTATGATTCGACTAATTCGAATTAttcaactaaaattataaatattaggttgggttatataaattttttgtttggacTGCAAGTTGACACTCATTTGGTTGGTTAAACTcgaccaactcgaaaataaggTTACAGTTCAACTCAactttaccctatttttaaaaagattaataatatttaacgcTTGTAATTGACGTCCGTGATACATCgtgacttgtaaatgtttgatattttaattattaatgaaatatatattatagataagtataatttttaaaactaataatcgaatccaatccaatctcagaatgtttgcttaattcACCACcgtgaaagttctctatttataatcaaataaattacaaggatatggaaactgtaataaatggaaagaacaatatatggGAAGATACCTATAGTAAGGAAGAcagatatttgtcttataataCTGTAATTTAGTGCTAAATATCCTTGACACAATCCAActgaacccaacccgaaaatagaagGTTGAGTTGGGATGTGAATTTTATTCGAGTTCTCAAGTTACCAACCAAAAATTTCGAGTtagttcaaaaaaatttccaacTCAACTAAACCTGTATACACTTATTGGGTTATAGTCGCGTGCTAAACGccatttcttttgatttatAGTTGGAATTGAGTCgatcaaaatgaattaaatgaattaatgGAATAAATGtgatttcataaataaatagtaattttgAGGTTTAGATCTTGATTAgggtgaaatttgaatgatttgatttgacattttttttagaattttgttaaAGTAATGGAATCTTAAACATTGCATAATTAGGTAAAAGACATTGTGAAGTCACTTTCATCACATTAATTGGTTCACCCATAAACTTAGGCCTACATAATTCttctttaatatcatttttcaccttcaacttttatattaattaattacttttctcaaagttttcttttgtaatttactctaattttaaatttatgttttattcgGTTCTCACGTGTTGCTACGACAGTACACGAAATAGAACATGTCAACCACATATTGTTCAAGATTAAATCAATAACtttgaaaatgttaaattgTAACGTAATAATCAAAATTGTTCTCGAAATTAAGCTATTAAATATGAGGCTTAAAGCATAAATCTCGGTACAATGTTCTTATAAATAAGACTCTTGGGTTGTGTCAATAGATGTATCCCACACACAACTCACACTGAACAATATAAGCACGTCTTTAAAGCATCTCTTTACTATATATACATCGGTAGGTCTTTAAAGATCAACTGAGACTTTGCAAACTTCACTTTTCCAACATTAACACCTTTTGTTAAGATTTATGTGAATTTTTTGCActctctatcttctccaaactgACCTGTGAGTAGAATGATATCGTATTTTGCTTCTTGCTTAATttttctagatagtctgtcattcatatcatatttttttccaGCTTTAGCTATTACCACGTATTCAGCCTCACTAGATAAAAGAGTAACATAATCTAAGgcttagacatccaactcTCTTATCATCCATGCTTGGTCCCTCTTGGTTGTATCTTCCAACTGTAGGTTCTCATCAAAGAACTCTAGTTACCCTTCATCAGTTAGCACAGAGTATAATGAAGATGATATTTCTGGTACTTTGATGGTTCTAGATGATCTCCTCAACACCGGCTTCACATCTAGTTCGTCAGCAACAGTCTCATgagtttcttgagtttctgcAACTCACCCTCTTGTCTCACTTGCTTCCATAGTCTCGgaatctttcttctctttatcCTATACAAGACATTTTTGTCAATTTTCACGTCACAATgtcttatgatttttttatttttgttatctaTAAACCTATACCCGAACATATTAGAAacatagcctatgaagtagcactTCACAATATTAGCATCAAGCTCGTCTCTattctctggatcaacatgaacatatgcaTATGTAGTACAACCAAAAGTTCTCAACTTGAACTCCAATGATGCTGACAACCCTGTATTGATCAAGTAGGCTGTTGTATTCACAACATCAACTCAAAATGTCTTTGAattaaggttaaaaaaaaaattacagtaGAATTTTCTTCATCGTTCTCAACatatttatatgtttaatCTTATTCTTTagtttaattctaaataaattaaggtTAAGAAACATCAATGTTTCTATTGTGTGAATAGTGtattcattttcaacatcTAGTAGCGATATTgatattcattttcaacatcCAGTAGCGATATCGATAAATGAAGTCGACGTCGATATTAGGTTTAAAGACCAATTGCAACTTATCTCTAGTGAAACgagagaggagaatgaaagtaacaaaattagttaaaataattgttgatCACAGAGCGAATAAGAATGGACGATCAAATACatcaaataaacaataaaataattgttgtAACAAAGTCTTGCGCATCTTTATTTCCAAAACTAAAGTagaaattctcaaaattaaaatatttaaaagaaaaagatggaaCCTAAGAACAATggaagttcaaattttaaagagaatgaaatggaGTGTTCGTCATGATGGACCTTCTTTTGTTTGGGCCTTCTCTCATCTCCTCAAATGGACATCGACATTTAGGGCACCAAAAAACCAAACTTTTTTAATGGGAATTTCGAATTCGTAATTTTGTTCTATCGGATAGAATCGatcaaaaaatttcaatggCAATTACAAGTTCAAACTTCCAAGGAAACACGACTCGGTTCCTTCCTGTTGCATGAACGCATCCCAAGGCGTTTTCTTTGGATCTCTCAAGCTCAAATTACTCtccatttttcatttgttgCAATTCTTTATGTTGAGGAGGGAATTGGGTCGGTAGGTAAATGGCAGGCCATGAAGCCAGATCGGTTTTCGACTGGGAAAACTTCCGTTCGTTGAATTCCTATCAgtcgtcttcttcatctcaGCAGCCCAAAATCCAACTGAAAGAATGGTCAATGGTGGGGATTAGGGATTCTCTTCCCAAAGACGATTTCTCCGTCTTCCCACCTTCAAATCACGAGAATCTATGGCTACCATCGATTGAAGGAAACGAACGAGGAAGCCCAGTTTCATTTCAGTCCAATTCGCCATCGTCATCGTTCAGGTCGTCCCAATCATCTTCCTCCTTCTCATCTTTCTCACTTTCTGATGATGAGACTTCACATCCACAGTCACCGAGCCCATCTGATTGTCAAATTCGGAAGTCCATGGCGGCTTCTAGATGGATGGCATTTGGGGTTCAGATTCTACGCTCCCGGATTGCTGCAATGACTTCCACAATTTGGCCCAATGCTGCGCGTAGAACGGCTGTTTGGTTGTTTTCCCCTGCTGGAAGGATTGGGTTATTGCTAACCCTCTGGTGGCTTTACAAGAGACTTCGTCAGCGCCGTTTGCGTCATAGTACAGAACAATTAAAGATGATGATCAAGGAGAAAGACAAGGTTTGTCAATTTCTGACCTCCAAGTGTTTGTGACAATGCTTGTAAGAGTTTTGACGCCCCCTGTATTCTGCAAAATGGGTATTAGAGAATATAATAGCTCTTTTCATAATACAACATTGCGTTACcaacttgaaaaataatatgatattgaatCTGGGTGTTTGAATTTGAAGTAAACCAAGTCATGACTGCATGTGGGGGTTATCAGAAGTAGTTTAGTTCTTGTCTTTCTTGGCATGACCTTATTCCCTTCTACATTATGCTGCTCCTCTCCGCtgtctaattaaaaaatcttgGTTTCTTTAGTTGAAGAATGAGCTCAGGAGCTATTGTCTTGCATTGTCTGATAGATTCTggggtttttttaatttctttatccAGAAAATCAGCCAACTACTGCAACAAGTTGCACAATTGAATAGATCAATGTTATTAGCCCAACAGAAAGTACTGCcatcaaattagaaaatgTGTCAAGGTAGCCATGTTTAGCGTCTATACCAGAGATGAGGCGGCAAGAAGTATTGCAGCTATTCTGAATATCTTGCTCGTTGAAGAAGTTTAGGCTTGAATTCTTGTTCAGTAGAAGGAATCCAGTAGCAGTAGAATCGAACTGACACAGAAGCTCATGCCTTAGCAGGGCAAGAGTATAAGGCAGGCACCATGGATGTCTCAAAACGACATGAATCTGTTTTTGGCTGCACAAAAACAGATGATCAGCTCAGAGATGCAATGTATACACAGATGATTTGTATTGATTTTTTCAGTATTTGTTCcaagaaatatatatgttcGATTAGGATT
This genomic interval carries:
- the LOC111788705 gene encoding uncharacterized protein LOC111788705; amino-acid sequence: MAGHEARSVFDWENFRSLNSYQSSSSSQQPKIQLKEWSMVGIRDSLPKDDFSVFPPSNHENLWLPSIEGNERGSPVSFQSNSPSSSFRSSQSSSSFSSFSLSDDETSHPQSPSPSDCQIRKSMAASRWMAFGVQILRSRIAAMTSTIWPNAARRTAVWLFSPAGRIGLLLTLWWLYKRLRQRRLRHSTEQLKMMIKEKDKKISQLLQQVAQLNRSMLLAQQKVLPSN